The Rhizobium leguminosarum bv. trifolii WSM1325 nucleotide sequence GGGCTGCCGGCCCGCGCTTTGAGTTGCCCGGCAACTCGTAAGTGCGCCCTTGTGCCTTCGTCGCTTCGCGCCTTCGGGCACTGGTGGGAGCACGCGGCAATCTCCCGATGACCTCGTAAGCCGTTCATCCCGTCGCTTCCACGCGCAGATTTGCGGGTTTCGAAGTGCTGCTCTTCGAGACAACCTCAATCGAGGCACGCCGGCGGCTCTGATCATCCATTCATTGCCGCGGCCAATGGCTCAATGGGAACAAGGGAGAAGTCATCATGGCGCGCAAAACCATCGGCGAGCGGCTCGCCCAGCTGGAGGCCCAGCGAAAGACATTGCAGATCCGTCTCGGCAAGCAGGAGCGCGCCATCGATACGCGCCGCAAGGTGCTGATCGGCGCACTGGTGCTGCATCGGCTCGAGCATGACCGCGATGTGCATTTTGCAGGCGGGATCGCCGAGTGGCTGAGACGGGAACTGCCAAAATTCCTCACCCGCGATGGCGACCGGGATCTGTTCGACGATCTGCTGAAGCCGCAGGCAAATGAGCCGACTATCGGCGATATCGGCAACGGGAGTGCAACATCATGATCCATGCCAGCCAGATCAAATCTGCCTTCGCAAACATGATGCGCATGGCGGTCCGCGATCCGCTCTGGGCGATCGTCGCGTTCATCACCTTTCCGCTTCGATATGCCAGGTCGTTCCTGAAGGGTGCGGTCGGCTATGTCATCGTCATCGTTACCGTCTACTTCGGGATCGACTACCTCAGACGCGTGATGCTCGGCGGCCATAGGGGTGACGTCATCTGGCATATCGGCGACTGGGTATTCATGCTTTTTGCCGTCGTGCTGCTTATCCGGTTTTTGTCCGAGCCGCTGATCACACATTTTAGCACAGCGAGCGACGCCGACACGCACGGGACGGCTCGGTTCGGAGGTACACGAGAGATCGCACCGCTGACAAAGGCAGAAGGCGGATTGCTGATCGGCCGTGCGAACAACTCTGGCCGGCTTCTTCGCTATGGCGGGCCGGCTCATCTTCTGACCATGGCGCCGACGCGCAGCGGCAAGGGTGTCGGCACCATCATCCCGAACCTTCTGACCGCCGACCGCTCGATCATCTGCATCGATCCGAAAGGCGAGAATGCGCAGATCGCAGGTGATGCACGGCAGAAGTTCGGGCCGGTTCATATCCTCGATCCGTTCGGCATCACCGGCAAACCTTCGGCTGCCTTCAATCCGATGAATGGTTTTAATCCTGCCGGCATCGATGTTGCCGAAGACGTCTCGACACTTGCCGACGCAC carries:
- a CDS encoding mobilization protein C (KEGG: mobilization protein C); this translates as MARKTIGERLAQLEAQRKTLQIRLGKQERAIDTRRKVLIGALVLHRLEHDRDVHFAGGIAEWLRRELPKFLTRDGDRDLFDDLLKPQANEPTIGDIGNGSATS